From one Gemmatimonadota bacterium genomic stretch:
- a CDS encoding peptidylprolyl isomerase: MSVRRPIRRGLPPILLVLPCLLAACGREEPPALSVGELAWTEPELLGLTASRRQILADIAALTLETARPGEPALSPLIARARTEAAAARLAAEITLVASGIGESALRELYLVDPELELEVRHLVFLSDRRLPDPERAPARAQAEAALARARAGEDFAELAAELSEEPGAAQRGGLLQPGREGAWVDAFWNAARALQPGQISPVVDTEYGFHVLKLEDRRIVPFAEARDRAVVRVAAGLPADSAQAWVVRLASAIQVDESALAAWETADSAAVLARWNDDVYPVGAFRGYRLARSVEEDGEAARGTDPDGLRPVVLEGARLWFMALEADRRGLEAPGDPQEAPPVAALRRSFQAWAATLQLPASGDPEALRAAARAALGQTGQAADIARNELGRASALLRHTWPVSWGAGS, encoded by the coding sequence ATGAGCGTCCGCCGCCCGATCCGCCGGGGCCTGCCCCCCATCCTCCTGGTCCTGCCCTGCCTCCTGGCCGCCTGCGGACGGGAGGAGCCTCCCGCCCTGAGCGTCGGGGAGCTGGCCTGGACGGAGCCCGAGCTGCTGGGGCTCACCGCGTCCCGCCGGCAGATCCTGGCCGACATCGCCGCCCTGACCCTGGAGACGGCCCGCCCGGGGGAGCCGGCCCTGAGCCCGCTGATCGCCCGGGCCCGCACCGAGGCGGCCGCCGCCCGGCTGGCGGCGGAGATCACCCTCGTCGCCTCCGGCATCGGGGAGAGCGCGCTGCGCGAGCTCTACCTGGTCGATCCCGAGCTCGAGCTGGAGGTCCGCCACCTGGTCTTCCTCTCGGACCGGCGCCTGCCGGACCCGGAGCGGGCTCCGGCGCGCGCGCAGGCGGAGGCCGCCCTGGCCCGTGCCCGGGCCGGCGAGGACTTCGCGGAGCTGGCGGCCGAGCTCTCCGAGGAGCCGGGCGCGGCCCAGCGGGGCGGGCTGCTGCAGCCGGGTCGGGAGGGCGCCTGGGTGGACGCGTTCTGGAACGCCGCCCGGGCGCTGCAGCCCGGCCAGATCAGCCCGGTGGTGGACACCGAGTACGGCTTCCACGTGCTCAAGCTGGAGGACCGGCGCATCGTGCCGTTCGCGGAGGCCCGCGACCGGGCCGTGGTGCGGGTGGCGGCGGGGCTGCCCGCCGATTCGGCCCAGGCCTGGGTCGTGCGCCTGGCCTCCGCCATCCAGGTGGACGAGTCCGCCCTGGCGGCCTGGGAGACCGCGGACTCGGCGGCCGTGCTGGCGCGCTGGAATGACGACGTGTACCCCGTCGGTGCCTTCCGGGGATATCGACTGGCCCGCTCGGTGGAGGAGGACGGAGAGGCGGCCCGGGGCACGGACCCCGATGGCCTCCGGCCGGTGGTGCTGGAAGGGGCGCGGTTGTGGTTCATGGCCCTCGAGGCCGACCGGCGCGGGTTGGAAGCCCCGGGCGATCCACAGGAGGCGCCGCCCGTGGCGGCGCTCCGCCGGTCCTTCCAGGCCTGGGCCGCCACGCTGCAGCTCCCCGCCTCCGGCGACCCCGAGGCGTTGCGGGCCGCCGCGCGGGCCGCGCTCGGACAGACCGGGCAGGCGGCCGACATCGCCCGGAACGAGCTGGGCCGGGCCTCCGCGCTCCTGCGCCACACCTGGCCGGTGTCCTGGGGCGCGGGCTCCTGA
- a CDS encoding helical backbone metal receptor, giving the protein MRIVSLACSNTEILWGLECLHHLVGVDSNSDFPSEVLDGLPRLGQDLEIDIDAVAALEPDLVLATLTVPGHETVIEGLEARGLPFVAPAPESLADVYTDIQALAERLGVPERGRALVRRMQAEIGPVTPPAADAPRILVQWWPKPVIAPGRQSWTTDVLHAAGGRGLLDDEDLKSRPIPDDEVAALDPDAIVLSWCGVEPAKYRPDVVRNNPVFADVKAVRTGQVHCVPEAFLGRPGPRLVDGVRALRHVVAQARPLSAAADGPRTR; this is encoded by the coding sequence ATGCGCATCGTCTCCCTGGCCTGCTCCAACACCGAGATCCTGTGGGGTCTGGAGTGCCTCCACCACCTGGTGGGCGTCGACTCCAACTCGGACTTCCCGTCCGAGGTGCTGGACGGCCTGCCGCGCCTCGGCCAGGACCTCGAGATCGACATCGACGCGGTCGCCGCGCTCGAGCCCGACCTGGTGCTCGCCACGCTCACGGTGCCCGGCCACGAGACGGTGATCGAGGGGCTGGAGGCACGCGGGCTGCCGTTCGTGGCGCCCGCGCCGGAGTCGCTCGCGGACGTCTACACGGACATCCAGGCGCTCGCGGAGCGCCTGGGCGTGCCCGAGCGCGGCCGCGCGCTCGTACGGCGGATGCAGGCGGAGATCGGACCCGTCACGCCGCCCGCGGCGGACGCGCCGCGGATCCTCGTGCAGTGGTGGCCGAAGCCCGTGATCGCCCCGGGCCGTCAGAGCTGGACCACGGACGTCCTGCATGCCGCCGGCGGGCGAGGCCTCCTGGACGACGAGGACCTGAAGAGCCGCCCGATCCCGGACGACGAGGTCGCCGCGCTCGATCCCGACGCCATCGTGCTGTCGTGGTGCGGCGTCGAGCCGGCGAAGTACCGGCCCGACGTGGTCCGGAACAACCCCGTGTTCGCGGACGTCAAGGCCGTGCGCACCGGTCAGGTGCACTGCGTCCCCGAGGCCTTCCTGGGGCGTCCGGGTCCTCGTCTGGTGGACGGGGTGCGCGCGCTCCGCCACGTGGTGGCGCAGGCCCGCCCGCTCAGCGCTGCAGCGGACGGCCCGCGTACCCGGTGA
- a CDS encoding alpha-hydroxy acid oxidase — protein MRINVHDFEREAEERLPRPVFDYYQGGARDEITLRGNRSAFDAIRIDYRVLRGVGRRETHATLLGADVGVPIGVAPMALQRMAHADGEAATARATAAAGALMVVSTMSTLSLEEVAAASSGPTWFQLYVYRDRSVTESLVRRAEAAGYQALVLTVDTPWVGVRERDVRNAFGMPPGMQFANFVSVGLEDMGHGGRGSHLARYSDAQFDPDLTWDDVTWLQSITSLPVVVKGVVHPDDARLAVEAGARGLVVSNHGARQLDTSPPAIEALPRVVEAVEGRAEVYVDGGIRRGTDIVKALALGAHAVWVGRPVLWGLAVDGEAGVHEVLSLLRSELEDAMGLSGFRTLEEIRTLGPASVRFGPAY, from the coding sequence ATGCGCATCAACGTCCACGACTTCGAGCGAGAAGCCGAGGAGCGCCTGCCCCGGCCGGTCTTCGACTACTACCAGGGCGGCGCCCGCGACGAGATCACGTTGCGCGGCAACCGCTCCGCGTTCGACGCCATCCGGATCGACTACCGCGTGCTGCGTGGGGTGGGTCGACGCGAGACCCACGCCACGCTCCTGGGCGCCGACGTGGGGGTCCCGATCGGCGTGGCGCCGATGGCGCTGCAGCGCATGGCACACGCGGACGGGGAGGCGGCCACGGCCCGGGCCACCGCCGCCGCCGGGGCCCTCATGGTGGTGAGCACCATGTCCACGCTCTCGCTGGAGGAGGTGGCGGCCGCGTCGTCGGGCCCCACGTGGTTCCAGCTCTACGTCTACCGCGATCGCTCCGTCACGGAGTCCCTGGTGCGCCGGGCGGAGGCGGCCGGGTACCAGGCGCTCGTGCTGACGGTCGATACGCCCTGGGTGGGGGTGCGCGAGCGGGACGTGCGCAACGCCTTCGGCATGCCGCCCGGGATGCAGTTCGCCAACTTCGTGTCGGTCGGCCTCGAGGACATGGGCCATGGCGGCCGTGGCTCCCATCTGGCGCGCTACAGTGACGCCCAGTTCGATCCCGACCTCACCTGGGACGACGTCACCTGGCTCCAGTCGATCACGTCGCTGCCCGTGGTGGTGAAAGGCGTGGTGCACCCGGACGACGCACGTCTGGCCGTCGAGGCGGGTGCCAGGGGCCTCGTGGTCTCCAACCACGGCGCGCGCCAGCTCGATACCAGCCCGCCCGCCATCGAGGCGCTCCCGCGCGTGGTGGAGGCGGTCGAGGGGCGCGCCGAGGTGTACGTCGACGGCGGGATCCGCCGCGGCACGGACATCGTCAAGGCGCTGGCGCTCGGTGCGCACGCGGTCTGGGTGGGGCGCCCGGTGCTGTGGGGTCTGGCGGTGGACGGAGAGGCGGGAGTGCACGAGGTGCTCTCCCTGCTCCGCAGCGAGCTGGAGGACGCCATGGGGCTCTCCGGCTTTCGCACGCTCGAAGAAATCCGTACGCTCGGACCTGCATCGGTGCGGTTCGGGCCAGCCTACTGA
- a CDS encoding sigma-54 dependent transcriptional regulator, translated as MSGARILLVDDDRAFRVSTAALLRDDGYEVVGAENGAEGVEALKAGRFDLLLLDLRMPGLDGIRIVEALRAWGEGIPILMISGYGTVQAAVDALHAGADDFLAKPVEPDVLSARVARLLERRPGAPAEPTPERPLVGRSAPVIDVLRQIEQVGPTDATVLVTGETGTGKELVAHAVHRASRRSVGPFVAVNCAALAEGVLESELFGHVRGSFTGAVKDKVGLVQAADGGTLFLDEIGDISPGLQQRLLRVLQEREVTRVGDVRATRVDVRIVAATRRDLRSEMEAGRFRDDLFYRLNVFRIALPPLRERQEDIPLLAEHRLLRLADISGRGRDAGDPPLSPLAMRMLRAYPWPGNVRELFSAIESAWIRAGAGRIEGQHLPEEVRAAAGGLQGLERYRAPDDGADERDVIRRALEDADGVRARAAERLGMGRTTLWRKMKELGLDGSS; from the coding sequence ATGAGCGGCGCGCGCATCCTGCTGGTCGACGACGATCGCGCGTTCCGCGTCTCCACGGCGGCCCTGCTCCGTGACGACGGGTATGAGGTCGTCGGCGCGGAGAACGGCGCCGAGGGTGTGGAGGCGCTCAAGGCGGGTCGCTTCGACCTCCTGCTGCTGGACCTGCGGATGCCCGGTCTGGACGGCATCCGGATCGTGGAGGCGCTGCGGGCCTGGGGCGAAGGCATCCCGATCCTCATGATCAGCGGGTACGGGACCGTACAGGCGGCGGTCGACGCGCTGCACGCCGGCGCGGATGATTTCCTGGCCAAGCCGGTCGAGCCGGACGTGCTGTCCGCGCGCGTGGCCCGGCTGCTCGAGCGCCGGCCGGGCGCGCCGGCCGAGCCCACGCCGGAGCGGCCGCTGGTCGGACGGTCGGCGCCGGTGATCGACGTGCTGCGCCAGATCGAGCAGGTGGGCCCCACCGATGCCACGGTGCTGGTCACGGGGGAGACCGGAACCGGCAAGGAGCTGGTGGCGCACGCGGTGCACCGCGCTTCGCGTCGGAGCGTCGGGCCGTTCGTCGCCGTCAACTGCGCGGCCCTGGCCGAGGGCGTGCTGGAGTCCGAGTTGTTCGGCCACGTGCGGGGTTCGTTCACCGGAGCCGTGAAGGACAAGGTCGGGCTGGTGCAGGCCGCGGATGGTGGGACGTTGTTCCTCGACGAGATCGGGGACATCTCTCCCGGCTTGCAGCAACGCTTGCTGCGCGTCCTGCAGGAGCGCGAGGTGACGCGGGTGGGTGACGTGCGTGCCACCCGCGTGGACGTGCGCATCGTCGCCGCGACACGCCGTGACCTGCGGAGCGAGATGGAGGCGGGTCGCTTCCGCGACGACCTCTTCTACCGCTTGAACGTGTTCCGCATCGCACTGCCTCCGCTGCGCGAGCGTCAGGAGGACATCCCGCTCCTGGCGGAGCATCGTCTGCTGCGCCTTGCCGACATCTCCGGACGCGGGCGGGACGCCGGCGATCCTCCGCTCTCGCCGCTGGCCATGCGCATGTTGCGGGCGTATCCCTGGCCCGGGAACGTGCGGGAGCTGTTCTCCGCGATCGAAAGCGCCTGGATCCGTGCGGGAGCGGGACGCATCGAAGGCCAGCACCTGCCCGAGGAGGTACGTGCCGCCGCCGGCGGGCTCCAGGGCCTGGAGCGCTACCGCGCACCGGACGACGGCGCGGACGAGCGCGACGTCATCCGGAGGGCGCTGGAGGACGCGGACGGCGTGCGGGCCCGCGCTGCCGAGCGCCTGGGGATGGGACGCACGACGCTGTGGCGCAAGATGAAGGAGCTGGGGCTGGACGGATCCTCCTGA
- a CDS encoding lipocalin-like domain-containing protein, with product MSSVPGHREDGRRRTRGAGLAQRGRVARGACVALVTLTACAPDAPVEGPPRLDPATSLAGVPDSGFQRALEPRPFRFPEDHGPHPDFRTEWWYVTANLRTDAGEELGLQFTLFRSALAPPGGDEIPGASPWATRQAYMAHLALADVAAGRFRSWERFGRGAAGIAGAEATPRFRVWLDDWTLSSVQATGPGAGGVFPLALRATTDSVDIDLTLEQGRPLVLQGEDGLSRKGDAPGQASYYYSFTRMPVRGRIRTPRGLLAVDGVAWMDREWSTSVLSDDQEGWDWFALHLPDGRDLMLFELRARGGPPRVDGTLVAPDGGSRAVAPGDVTLDVLERWESPDGAVYPAGWRIRIASADVDVTVRPLLADQELRHAFRYWEGAVAVEDAAGRSGRGYVELTGYAGRPLQR from the coding sequence ATGAGCAGCGTTCCCGGGCATCGGGAGGACGGGCGTCGGCGAACGCGCGGCGCCGGCCTGGCGCAGCGCGGTCGCGTGGCCCGTGGTGCCTGCGTGGCGCTCGTGACGCTGACGGCGTGCGCGCCCGACGCGCCGGTCGAGGGACCCCCGCGGCTCGATCCCGCCACCAGTCTCGCGGGCGTGCCCGATTCGGGCTTCCAGCGAGCCCTCGAGCCTCGGCCCTTCCGCTTTCCCGAGGATCACGGACCGCACCCGGACTTCCGCACGGAGTGGTGGTATGTCACCGCCAACCTGCGCACGGACGCCGGCGAGGAGCTGGGTCTGCAGTTCACGCTGTTCCGGTCCGCGCTGGCGCCACCGGGTGGAGACGAGATCCCCGGTGCGTCCCCGTGGGCCACGCGCCAGGCGTACATGGCGCACCTGGCGCTGGCGGACGTGGCCGCCGGACGCTTCCGGTCCTGGGAGCGATTCGGTCGCGGCGCCGCCGGGATCGCAGGCGCCGAGGCGACCCCCCGCTTCCGCGTGTGGCTGGACGATTGGACCCTGAGTTCGGTGCAGGCGACGGGGCCTGGCGCCGGCGGCGTCTTCCCCCTCGCGCTGCGCGCGACCACCGACAGCGTCGACATCGACCTGACCCTGGAGCAGGGCCGTCCGCTCGTGCTGCAGGGGGAGGACGGTCTCAGCCGCAAGGGCGACGCGCCCGGACAGGCCTCCTACTACTACAGCTTCACGCGCATGCCCGTGCGCGGGCGCATCCGCACGCCGCGGGGTCTCCTCGCGGTCGACGGCGTCGCCTGGATGGACCGCGAATGGAGCACGAGCGTCCTCTCCGACGACCAGGAGGGGTGGGACTGGTTCGCGTTGCACCTGCCGGACGGGCGGGATCTCATGCTCTTCGAGCTCCGCGCGCGCGGCGGGCCCCCGCGTGTGGACGGCACGCTGGTGGCACCGGACGGAGGCAGCCGCGCCGTGGCGCCCGGGGACGTCACCCTCGACGTGCTGGAGCGGTGGGAGAGCCCGGACGGTGCGGTCTACCCCGCCGGTTGGCGCATCCGCATCGCGAGCGCGGACGTGGACGTGACGGTCCGGCCGCTGCTCGCGGACCAGGAGCTGCGTCACGCCTTCCGCTACTGGGAGGGCGCCGTGGCCGTCGAGGACGCCGCCGGCCGCAGCGGCCGGGGCTACGTCGAGCTCACCGGGTACGCGGGCCGTCCGCTGCAGCGCTGA
- a CDS encoding DUF6265 family protein: MRVLLLPVLLAGALGSTASARATPASQTATDTLPVWMAGCWEQRRGDRITREDWTAPLGGMMFGLSVTLRGDSARAWEFLRIAPGERGPAYHASPSGQAPTTFAWADAGPDWIVFEDPQHDFPQRIRYERLGADSLRALVGTMDGTRGFEVRWGRRDC, translated from the coding sequence ATGCGTGTGCTTCTGCTGCCGGTCCTGCTCGCCGGAGCGTTGGGCTCCACCGCCTCCGCGCGCGCCACGCCTGCCTCGCAGACCGCCACCGATACACTCCCGGTGTGGATGGCCGGCTGCTGGGAGCAGCGACGCGGCGATCGCATCACGCGCGAGGATTGGACCGCGCCGCTGGGCGGGATGATGTTCGGGCTGTCGGTGACCCTGCGCGGCGACAGCGCCCGCGCCTGGGAGTTCCTGCGCATCGCTCCGGGCGAGAGGGGGCCCGCCTACCACGCGAGCCCTTCGGGTCAGGCGCCGACGACGTTCGCATGGGCGGATGCGGGGCCGGACTGGATCGTCTTCGAGGATCCCCAGCACGACTTCCCCCAACGCATCCGCTACGAGCGGCTGGGCGCGGATTCCCTGCGCGCGCTCGTCGGGACGATGGACGGCACGCGTGGGTTCGAGGTGCGCTGGGGTCGACGCGACTGCTGA
- a CDS encoding M50 family metallopeptidase gives MQSLRIALDAPSPRAATPPSPVRVLGGFAIWFGLLWTFWETPAFTPVKIFVVLLHELSHALAAVLTGGTVRHITLDAMQGGATVTTGGSAFVILSSGYLGSLLLGGLLLVAGMVLRKGLRPALGGVALVVLGATVFLIRSAFGFAYGLTAGLVLLAVARWLPAWVSRAVLIGLGLTSCLYAILDIKSDVFDRPGAPSDAYMLAEMTGVPTLVWGVLWAVLAFAFAAVLLRWAYRRAARG, from the coding sequence ATGCAGAGCCTCCGGATCGCCCTGGACGCCCCCTCCCCACGCGCCGCCACCCCGCCCTCGCCGGTGCGGGTGCTCGGCGGGTTCGCGATCTGGTTCGGGCTGCTCTGGACGTTCTGGGAGACGCCCGCGTTCACGCCGGTGAAGATCTTCGTGGTGCTGCTCCACGAGCTCAGCCACGCGCTGGCGGCCGTCCTCACGGGCGGCACCGTCCGGCACATCACGCTGGACGCCATGCAGGGCGGCGCCACCGTGACCACCGGGGGCTCCGCCTTCGTGATCCTGTCCTCCGGCTACCTGGGCAGCCTGCTCCTGGGCGGCCTGCTCCTCGTGGCGGGGATGGTGCTCCGCAAGGGGCTCAGGCCCGCGCTCGGCGGGGTGGCCCTGGTGGTGTTGGGCGCCACCGTGTTCCTGATCCGCTCCGCGTTCGGCTTCGCCTACGGCCTGACGGCCGGCCTGGTGTTGCTGGCCGTGGCGCGCTGGCTTCCCGCCTGGGTGAGCCGGGCGGTGTTGATCGGGCTCGGGCTCACGTCCTGTCTGTACGCGATCCTCGACATCAAGAGCGACGTGTTCGACCGACCCGGCGCTCCGTCCGACGCGTACATGCTGGCGGAGATGACCGGTGTGCCCACCCTGGTCTGGGGCGTCCTGTGGGCCGTCCTGGCCTTCGCGTTCGCGGCCGTGCTCCTGCGCTGGGCCTACCGGCGCGCGGCCCGGGGCTGA
- a CDS encoding HAMP domain-containing sensor histidine kinase, which yields MSLGRALVFLVVAVLLAGSVPVGLALDRRLAAALEEKAAADLALARVLLTDRLASSADMRMMHAKDVAATPALAAALLAGDTVEAARVTADAPRGALELPVLVDSEGRSRLGPQPAATLVERTRAGEMPVVVVSEPGSVRMVALAPVHAEGRFLGAAGVVSAFDATEAAALSGLTRADVVVLDGDGAPAASTLDEAGLGGLLDAARTIGAGEASRIERDGRRWLLASAPIADGAASVLFLRDLDRELAVVPDLRRVALVSMAVALVVALLLGMLVAARLAGPVRALARAADRVAAGDLDAPLARAGVSEVAHVADAFDVMRQRLAARLRDLERANRELEDRQERLVALQAELLQRDRREAAGRLLTQLAHEVRNPVASVRNCLELLRRRVQEDPEAREIADLAIDELLRMHELAERMMDLDRPRDDGASECAPLEVCRHVARLAGTAADEGDGVRVEVSGDETVRAAIAPDALKQVLLNLVRNAREAMRQGGRIDLRVEAVEDRVRVQVLDTGPGIDANVLPRVFDPFFTTKADVRGVGLGLFTAEGLVRAAGGRLDATNRTDGPGARFDVELPRAGVAVEAA from the coding sequence GTGTCGCTGGGCCGTGCGCTCGTCTTCCTGGTCGTCGCGGTGCTGCTCGCCGGCTCGGTGCCGGTGGGGTTGGCCCTGGACCGTCGACTGGCCGCCGCGCTCGAGGAGAAGGCGGCCGCCGATCTCGCCCTCGCACGCGTGCTCCTGACCGACCGCCTGGCTTCGTCCGCCGACATGCGGATGATGCACGCCAAGGACGTGGCGGCGACGCCGGCGCTCGCGGCCGCCCTGCTGGCCGGGGACACCGTGGAGGCCGCGCGCGTGACCGCGGACGCGCCCCGCGGCGCGTTGGAGCTCCCCGTGCTGGTGGACTCCGAAGGCCGGAGTCGGCTGGGGCCCCAACCCGCCGCCACGCTCGTGGAGCGCACACGTGCCGGCGAGATGCCGGTCGTCGTGGTCTCCGAACCCGGCAGCGTGCGCATGGTGGCGCTGGCGCCGGTGCACGCGGAGGGACGGTTCCTGGGCGCGGCCGGTGTGGTGAGCGCCTTCGACGCCACGGAGGCAGCGGCGCTGTCCGGCCTCACCCGTGCCGACGTCGTGGTTCTGGATGGGGACGGCGCTCCCGCGGCGAGCACCCTCGACGAAGCGGGTCTGGGCGGCCTCCTGGACGCCGCGCGCACGATCGGCGCCGGCGAGGCGTCCCGGATCGAACGCGACGGCCGCCGGTGGCTCCTCGCGTCCGCGCCGATCGCGGACGGTGCCGCCTCGGTGCTGTTCCTCCGCGATCTCGATCGCGAGCTCGCCGTGGTTCCCGACCTGCGCCGGGTGGCCCTGGTGAGCATGGCGGTGGCGCTGGTGGTGGCGCTGCTCCTCGGCATGCTGGTCGCCGCGCGGCTGGCGGGACCCGTGCGCGCGCTCGCTCGCGCCGCCGACCGTGTCGCTGCTGGCGATCTAGACGCACCACTGGCGCGCGCGGGCGTCAGCGAGGTGGCGCACGTCGCGGATGCGTTCGACGTGATGCGGCAGCGGCTGGCCGCGCGCCTGCGTGATCTCGAGCGCGCCAACCGGGAGCTGGAGGATCGCCAGGAGCGCCTCGTGGCGCTGCAGGCGGAGCTGCTCCAGCGCGACCGGCGGGAGGCGGCGGGACGGCTGCTCACCCAGCTCGCCCACGAGGTCCGCAATCCGGTCGCGTCCGTGCGCAATTGCCTGGAGCTGTTGCGCCGCCGCGTCCAGGAGGACCCCGAGGCCCGTGAGATCGCCGACCTGGCCATCGACGAGCTGTTGCGCATGCACGAGCTCGCGGAGCGCATGATGGACCTGGATCGCCCGCGTGACGACGGGGCTTCGGAGTGCGCCCCCCTGGAGGTCTGCCGGCACGTGGCCCGCCTGGCCGGCACCGCCGCCGACGAGGGCGACGGCGTCCGCGTCGAGGTCTCCGGGGACGAGACCGTACGGGCCGCCATCGCGCCGGACGCGTTGAAGCAGGTGCTGCTCAACCTCGTGCGCAACGCTCGCGAGGCGATGCGACAGGGCGGACGCATCGACCTGCGCGTGGAGGCGGTGGAGGACCGCGTGCGCGTGCAGGTCCTCGACACGGGTCCGGGCATCGACGCGAATGTGCTGCCGCGGGTCTTCGACCCCTTCTTCACGACCAAGGCCGACGTGCGGGGCGTGGGGCTCGGGCTCTTCACGGCAGAAGGGCTCGTGCGCGCCGCGGGGGGACGGCTGGACGCGACCAATCGCACGGACGGCCCCGGAGCCCGCTTCGACGTCGAGCTGCCCCGCGCGGGCGTGGCCGTGGAGGCGGCATGA
- a CDS encoding serine hydrolase — protein MPPLLLCALLGLSGPARPAAPPPFATVPHVQPWTPADGDPTTPAAAPGRGARPARREVGPRDGIATADSLVAAWVDTGRIPGAVLRISREGRLLHERAYGQAQRAVYRDGAYGAAQDGRSAVEHEPLATPLPMTADAVFDLASVTKVMATTFALMLLVDEGAVGLDRPVSTWLPDFTGGGRERITPRHLLTHRSGLPQWWPVYYHAGDPEAAWAWVRSVPLTGSPGAERRYSDLGFMVLGRLVEAVGGARLDRFLEGRLYGPLGLSTTGFRPARGPQPEGQRTVVATSHGNPYEHRMVHDTAFGYRIAGDPDAWSGWRRYTLVGEVNDGNAFHAWGGVAGHAGLFSSAADLDVLLQLLLDGGRSGQTRWIAESTVRAFLSPGPEGQALGWQVPEGLPPGSFAHTGFTGTWVLGVPAQRLSVVLLTNRQHGGVDADGRYPDVGPLQQAVTRALLEGGT, from the coding sequence ATGCCGCCCCTCCTGCTCTGCGCCCTGCTGGGCCTCTCCGGGCCCGCCCGCCCGGCCGCCCCACCGCCTTTCGCGACCGTCCCACACGTGCAGCCGTGGACGCCTGCCGACGGCGATCCGACGACCCCGGCCGCCGCGCCTGGGCGCGGCGCTCGCCCGGCGCGCCGTGAGGTCGGCCCGCGCGACGGGATCGCCACCGCCGACTCGCTCGTGGCCGCCTGGGTGGACACGGGGCGGATCCCGGGGGCGGTGCTTCGCATCTCCCGCGAAGGGCGGCTGCTCCACGAGCGCGCCTACGGCCAGGCACAGCGCGCGGTCTACCGCGACGGGGCGTACGGGGCCGCCCAGGACGGGCGATCCGCCGTGGAGCACGAGCCGCTGGCGACGCCGCTGCCCATGACGGCGGACGCGGTCTTCGATCTCGCGTCCGTGACCAAGGTGATGGCCACGACCTTCGCGCTCATGCTGCTCGTGGATGAGGGCGCCGTCGGGCTCGACCGGCCGGTCTCCACGTGGCTGCCGGACTTCACCGGCGGGGGCCGGGAGCGCATCACGCCGCGCCACCTGCTGACGCATCGTTCGGGCCTGCCGCAATGGTGGCCTGTGTACTACCACGCCGGAGACCCCGAGGCGGCCTGGGCCTGGGTGCGCAGCGTGCCGTTGACGGGGTCCCCCGGGGCCGAGCGACGCTACTCCGACCTGGGTTTCATGGTGCTGGGTCGACTCGTCGAAGCGGTGGGGGGTGCACGTCTGGACCGGTTCCTCGAGGGACGGCTGTACGGGCCGCTCGGTCTGAGCACCACCGGCTTCCGTCCGGCGCGCGGTCCGCAGCCCGAAGGACAGCGCACGGTGGTGGCCACGTCGCACGGCAATCCCTACGAGCACCGCATGGTGCACGACACCGCGTTCGGCTACCGGATCGCGGGCGATCCCGACGCCTGGAGCGGCTGGCGCCGGTACACGCTGGTCGGCGAGGTCAACGACGGGAATGCCTTCCACGCGTGGGGCGGGGTGGCCGGTCACGCCGGCCTCTTCTCGAGCGCCGCCGACCTGGACGTGCTGCTCCAGCTCCTGCTGGACGGAGGGCGCTCGGGGCAGACGCGCTGGATCGCGGAGTCGACCGTCCGGGCTTTCCTGTCCCCGGGACCCGAGGGGCAGGCGTTGGGTTGGCAGGTTCCGGAGGGTCTGCCGCCGGGCAGCTTCGCCCACACCGGCTTCACCGGCACCTGGGTCCTGGGCGTTCCCGCGCAGCGCCTCTCCGTGGTGCTGCTCACCAACCGGCAGCACGGCGGTGTGGACGCGGACGGGCGCTACCCGGATGTGGGTCCGCTCCAGCAGGCGGTCACACGAGCGCTGCTGGAGGGCGGGACGTGA
- a CDS encoding thioredoxin family protein → MVRTPSMMVPLGSVAPSFVLPDPSGRKVSDRDFADAPGLLVVFWCNHCPFVKHVREGFVRFAREYGERGLAIVAINSNDADTVPADAPERMAEEARIHGFPFPYLVDETQRVAKAYQAACTPDFFLFDRERRLVYRGQFDDARPGSDVEVTGADLRIAADAVLEGRIPDQRQRPALGCNIKWKPGEAPSWFGA, encoded by the coding sequence ATGGTTCGCACGCCTTCCATGATGGTTCCGCTCGGGTCGGTCGCCCCGAGCTTCGTGCTCCCCGATCCGTCGGGCCGGAAGGTCTCCGACCGGGACTTCGCCGACGCGCCCGGGTTGCTCGTCGTGTTCTGGTGCAACCACTGCCCGTTCGTGAAGCACGTGCGCGAGGGATTCGTGCGCTTCGCGCGTGAATACGGGGAGCGTGGTCTGGCCATCGTGGCCATCAACAGCAACGATGCCGACACGGTGCCCGCCGATGCGCCGGAGCGCATGGCCGAGGAGGCACGCATCCACGGCTTCCCGTTCCCCTACCTGGTGGACGAGACGCAGCGGGTGGCCAAGGCGTATCAGGCGGCGTGCACGCCCGACTTCTTCCTGTTCGATCGCGAGCGGCGTCTGGTCTACCGGGGTCAGTTCGATGATGCGCGCCCCGGGTCGGACGTCGAGGTGACCGGTGCCGACCTCCGGATCGCCGCGGATGCCGTCCTGGAGGGCCGGATCCCGGACCAACGCCAGCGCCCGGCCCTCGGGTGCAACATCAAGTGGAAGCCCGGCGAGGCGCCCTCCTGGTTCGGCGCCTGA